One Porphyromonas pogonae genomic region harbors:
- a CDS encoding DUF2851 family protein, whose translation MESLLHYLWQYQLYDKLEFVTSNAYSDNTIEIIDPGQLNHHAGPDFFNAKVKVNDLTLVGNIEIHLKSSDWVKHRHQHDPAYDNVILHIVAEHDTPCYNSQGKPLDTGVMYIPEYTRLEAQRMLHHDEFPSCSLRLPNLDNIQKIQWLDRLTSERLEQKANNILQSYQECRGNWGEVFYRLLMRYFGFGLNNDAMEMLARSIPFSIIQKHRNNMMQIEAVLMGQASLLPEIPEDDYTYKLKTEYEFMRHKFSLKPLPRGVFKMHRIRPANFPHRRIAQVASILHREEFLPDKCLYTTSLGDLDKFFETTISKYWEKHYHFKSNETIQNIFSGRLSDLGIKILLINVAIPFIFAYGIKEQNEELKVRAIDFLDKIPAENNRYTRQFKKQGIRAKTAAESQALVWLSKNYCEKKKCYYCQWGRLFLTTPLVKGNMPNTGV comes from the coding sequence ATGGAAAGCTTACTTCATTACTTATGGCAGTATCAGCTATATGACAAGCTCGAATTTGTAACTTCTAATGCATATAGTGACAACACAATAGAAATAATTGATCCCGGCCAACTCAATCATCACGCAGGACCTGACTTCTTCAATGCAAAGGTCAAGGTAAATGATCTCACTCTTGTTGGTAATATTGAGATTCACCTCAAAAGCAGTGATTGGGTCAAACATCGCCACCAACATGACCCTGCTTACGACAATGTAATACTACATATTGTGGCTGAGCATGACACTCCCTGTTATAACTCACAAGGCAAACCCCTTGATACCGGGGTAATGTATATCCCTGAGTATACACGGCTCGAAGCTCAAAGAATGTTGCATCACGATGAGTTTCCGTCGTGCTCCCTGCGATTGCCCAATCTTGATAATATACAGAAGATCCAATGGCTTGATAGACTTACGTCCGAGAGACTGGAACAAAAAGCAAATAACATATTACAATCCTACCAAGAGTGCCGAGGCAATTGGGGAGAGGTCTTTTATCGCTTGCTGATGCGTTACTTTGGATTTGGTCTCAACAATGATGCTATGGAGATGCTGGCACGGAGCATACCTTTCAGTATAATACAGAAACACCGCAACAATATGATGCAGATAGAAGCTGTATTGATGGGACAGGCTTCCTTGCTTCCCGAAATACCGGAAGACGACTATACCTACAAGCTAAAAACCGAGTATGAATTTATGCGACATAAGTTCTCTCTCAAACCGCTGCCTCGTGGTGTATTCAAGATGCATCGCATACGTCCTGCAAACTTCCCCCACAGGCGTATTGCTCAGGTGGCTTCTATATTACACAGAGAGGAGTTCCTGCCCGACAAATGCCTTTACACTACAAGTCTGGGTGATCTTGATAAATTCTTCGAGACTACTATATCCAAATACTGGGAAAAGCACTACCATTTCAAAAGCAATGAGACTATACAAAATATATTCTCCGGCAGGTTAAGTGATCTGGGTATTAAAATTCTTTTGATCAATGTCGCTATTCCATTCATCTTCGCCTATGGAATAAAAGAGCAGAATGAAGAGCTGAAAGTGCGCGCCATAGATTTCTTGGACAAAATTCCGGCAGAGAATAACCGCTATACCCGACAATTCAAGAAGCAAGGCATTCGAGCCAAAACGGCTGCGGAAAGTCAGGCGCTTGTGTGGCTATCCAAAAACTACTGCGAGAAGAAGAAATGCTATTATTGCCAGTGGGGCCGATTGTTTCTGACTACTCCTTTGGTCAAGGGGAATATGCCTAACACTGGTGTGTAA
- a CDS encoding TonB-dependent receptor translates to MGASVYIKKINKGAFTDINGEFSIPAVPEGTYEGEVRYVGYKPRKVSISTRNSKETDPLVIKLESESSRLESVYVVAQARKNSEVSLISQARKSLVVTDGISAQQISRTGDSNASDAMKRIPGITLMDNRYVMVRGLNQRYNNVWINGASVPSSDADSRVFSFDQIPSDQLDNMVVVKSPAPEYPSDFSGGFILLDTKDIPTSNSAQISVKAGVNTETHLKDFLYNKGGFYDALGLDGGHRALRSVAKSQLDNGNRTQLVEAAQSGFNPNWLIRNVKPVSDFGVSASINRIFNLGDGKKAGLLASVNYNHTYRSVKDMSNNRLDLYNKNKDEPIYLKKFHDNRYVIGNILGAMLNVSYKPTERLSFSWKNNVNLLGINRYTDRSGKEVISGEYDVTKNEYFYNSRTILTSQLSGTWNGTSHEQRVDWLASYSYSNNNRPDRRILDREENTNPSDPHFGQLEMVEASRQFTRLSENIGTAKADYKQILNIGKTEMTLKTGAYAELRQREYLTRAFNYDLSANRNRPGFIDMLYNDPVKEIFVPGNYTTDKLFINEDIDWTNSYGGKSLQAAYYAALNIPIGKLSIYTGARLEHNRMTLDIYKAKDNPSLRENKTFTDLGIYPSVNMTYGFNEKNQIRLSWGRTINRGEFRELSPAVYYDFELFSDVSGNPELKPAYVHNIDMRYEWYPENNEKISLALFYKNFTDPIEWSYDVAGGSYRYYFKNAKAADNYGAELEIRKGLGFMGLKDFTLQFNGALVKSKVRFEPNNRSADKDRPMQGQSPYMINAALFYMHPSKIVSASILYNRIGKRIVGVGMTDTTGATDADRINNSFPDSYEMPRDIIDLTVGWQPTARLGLKLSMKNILNSRALYKEFPRFIDNEGKLQQREQTTRAYNSGTDISLSASYKF, encoded by the coding sequence ATGGGTGCATCTGTTTATATCAAAAAAATCAACAAAGGAGCGTTCACAGATATTAATGGAGAGTTTTCCATACCTGCTGTACCGGAAGGCACATACGAAGGTGAAGTAAGATATGTGGGCTATAAGCCCCGGAAGGTGAGTATATCCACCCGAAATAGTAAAGAGACTGACCCGCTTGTCATCAAACTCGAAAGCGAATCGTCACGACTGGAATCGGTATACGTAGTAGCACAAGCTCGCAAAAACAGCGAGGTATCGCTGATATCCCAAGCACGTAAAAGCCTTGTGGTCACTGACGGCATCAGTGCCCAGCAGATCTCACGCACAGGTGACAGCAATGCATCCGATGCAATGAAGCGTATACCGGGCATCACACTTATGGACAATAGGTACGTCATGGTAAGGGGATTGAACCAGAGATATAATAATGTATGGATCAACGGAGCCTCCGTACCGAGCTCTGATGCTGACTCCAGAGTTTTCTCCTTCGATCAGATACCTTCGGATCAGTTAGACAATATGGTGGTGGTAAAAAGCCCTGCGCCGGAGTATCCATCAGATTTTTCAGGAGGATTTATATTACTTGACACCAAAGATATCCCCACATCCAACAGCGCACAGATTAGCGTAAAAGCAGGTGTTAATACTGAAACTCACCTCAAAGACTTTCTTTATAACAAGGGTGGATTCTATGATGCTCTGGGACTTGATGGCGGACACAGAGCGCTACGATCGGTAGCAAAATCACAACTTGACAATGGTAATCGCACACAACTTGTCGAGGCTGCCCAAAGCGGATTTAATCCGAATTGGCTCATACGTAATGTCAAACCGGTATCAGACTTCGGTGTGAGCGCCTCTATCAACAGGATATTCAACTTGGGAGATGGTAAAAAGGCTGGCTTATTGGCTTCGGTAAATTACAATCACACCTATAGGTCTGTCAAGGATATGTCCAACAACAGACTCGACCTCTACAACAAGAATAAGGACGAACCTATCTATCTAAAAAAGTTTCACGACAACCGCTATGTTATCGGCAATATACTGGGCGCTATGCTCAATGTATCTTACAAGCCTACCGAGAGGCTGAGTTTTTCGTGGAAAAACAACGTGAATCTGCTGGGCATCAATAGATATACCGACAGAAGTGGAAAAGAGGTTATCAGCGGAGAATACGACGTGACGAAAAACGAATACTTCTACAACAGTCGCACCATACTCACTAGCCAGCTATCGGGCACTTGGAACGGTACATCACACGAGCAACGTGTTGATTGGCTCGCAAGCTACAGCTACTCCAACAACAATAGACCCGACAGAAGAATATTGGATAGAGAGGAGAATACCAATCCCTCAGACCCACACTTCGGGCAACTTGAGATGGTAGAGGCATCTCGACAATTTACACGCCTAAGCGAAAATATAGGTACGGCTAAAGCTGACTACAAACAAATACTAAACATCGGTAAGACCGAGATGACTCTGAAAACAGGTGCTTACGCAGAACTGAGACAAAGAGAATATCTCACAAGAGCCTTCAACTATGACCTATCAGCCAACAGGAATCGCCCCGGATTTATCGATATGCTTTATAACGATCCCGTGAAAGAAATCTTTGTTCCCGGAAATTACACGACTGACAAACTATTTATTAATGAAGATATAGACTGGACCAATAGCTACGGAGGTAAGAGCCTGCAAGCGGCTTACTATGCGGCTTTGAATATTCCCATAGGAAAGCTGAGCATCTACACAGGAGCAAGACTGGAGCACAACAGGATGACACTGGATATATACAAAGCCAAAGACAACCCTTCACTCCGCGAAAACAAAACGTTTACTGATCTCGGTATTTATCCCAGCGTCAATATGACCTACGGCTTCAATGAGAAAAACCAAATAAGACTTTCATGGGGACGAACTATAAACCGCGGTGAGTTCCGTGAATTGTCACCGGCAGTGTACTATGACTTCGAACTCTTTAGTGACGTTAGTGGTAACCCCGAGCTTAAGCCTGCATACGTACATAATATAGACATGCGCTATGAATGGTACCCTGAAAATAACGAGAAAATTTCGCTGGCACTCTTCTACAAGAACTTTACCGACCCTATAGAGTGGAGTTATGATGTGGCAGGCGGATCATATCGCTACTACTTCAAAAATGCTAAGGCGGCGGACAACTACGGTGCAGAGCTCGAGATCCGCAAAGGACTTGGTTTTATGGGACTCAAAGACTTCACCCTACAATTCAACGGTGCTTTGGTCAAGAGTAAAGTCAGATTTGAACCTAACAACAGATCGGCAGACAAGGATAGACCCATGCAAGGTCAATCGCCTTACATGATCAATGCCGCTCTCTTTTACATGCATCCCTCAAAAATTGTGTCGGCCTCCATCCTATACAACCGTATCGGGAAACGTATTGTAGGGGTGGGTATGACCGACACCACAGGGGCAACGGATGCGGACAGAATAAACAATAGCTTCCCTGACAGCTATGAGATGCCTCGGGATATTATCGACCTCACCGTGGGATGGCAACCTACCGCCAGACTGGGGCTCAAACTCTCTATGAAGAATATACTCAACAGCCGCGCGCTTTACAAAGAGTTTCCCCGCTTTATTGACAACGAGGGCAAACTACAACAGCGTGAGCAAACAACGCGGGCTTATAATAGCGGCACTGATATATCACTCTCTGCTTCTTATAAATTCTGA
- the hflX gene encoding GTPase HflX, with the protein MKEFIITEARTEQAVLVGLITPTQSEAQVKEYLDELAFLSETAGVEPVLRVTQRLDKPHSVTFVGKGKLEEIKSYVEEKEIGIVIFDDELSPKQLRNIEQELKVKILDRTSLILDIFASRAQTAHAKTQVELAQYQYMLPRLTRLWTHLERQRGGVGMRGPGETQLETDRRIILDKISLLKDQLRSIDRQMSVQRKNRGKMVRVALVGYTNVGKSTLMNLMAKSDVFAENKLFATLDTTVRKVIIHNLPFLLSDTVGFIRKLPTQLIESFKSTLDEVREADLLVHVVDVSHPNFEEQIEVVNTTLREINGNEDTPQLLVFNKLDAFSFNPKDEDDLTPKTRENVSAEELMDTWMAKMGDDCMFISAKTGEGVEHLKDVLYERVKQIHVTRFPYNDFLFQDYSHLNEE; encoded by the coding sequence ATGAAGGAATTTATCATCACAGAGGCTCGCACCGAACAGGCTGTGCTCGTAGGCCTCATCACTCCTACTCAGAGTGAGGCACAAGTAAAAGAGTACCTTGACGAACTTGCTTTCTTATCTGAAACAGCAGGTGTAGAGCCTGTGCTAAGGGTAACGCAAAGGCTTGACAAGCCGCATAGCGTCACCTTTGTAGGTAAAGGGAAGTTGGAAGAAATCAAGAGTTATGTTGAGGAAAAAGAAATAGGAATTGTGATATTCGATGACGAATTATCACCCAAACAGCTACGCAATATAGAGCAGGAACTCAAGGTAAAGATACTCGATCGTACCAGTCTCATTCTGGATATCTTTGCTTCCAGAGCACAGACTGCTCATGCTAAGACCCAAGTAGAACTGGCACAATATCAGTATATGTTACCCCGACTCACGCGTCTTTGGACCCACCTCGAACGCCAGCGTGGAGGTGTAGGGATGAGAGGTCCCGGAGAAACTCAGCTGGAGACGGACCGCCGTATTATCTTGGACAAGATATCACTCCTCAAGGATCAGCTCCGAAGCATCGATCGTCAGATGTCTGTACAGCGCAAAAACAGGGGTAAGATGGTTAGGGTAGCCCTCGTTGGTTATACCAATGTGGGTAAGTCCACCCTCATGAATCTTATGGCTAAGAGCGATGTTTTCGCCGAGAACAAACTTTTTGCCACGCTCGATACCACCGTGCGTAAGGTGATCATACACAATCTGCCGTTTCTGCTTAGTGATACGGTAGGGTTTATTCGCAAGCTTCCCACTCAGCTCATCGAGTCATTCAAGAGTACTCTGGATGAAGTGCGGGAGGCCGACTTGCTGGTACATGTCGTGGATGTGTCGCATCCCAACTTCGAAGAGCAGATCGAAGTGGTGAATACAACCTTGCGTGAGATCAATGGTAATGAGGATACTCCTCAACTTCTGGTGTTCAATAAGCTGGATGCCTTTAGTTTTAATCCCAAGGATGAAGACGACCTTACCCCCAAGACACGTGAGAATGTCAGTGCAGAGGAACTCATGGATACGTGGATGGCAAAGATGGGTGATGACTGCATGTTTATTTCTGCCAAAACAGGTGAGGGTGTGGAGCATCTCAAAGATGTTCTTTACGAGCGTGTAAAGCAGATTCATGTAACGAGATTCCCTTACAACGATTTTCTCTTTCAGGATTATTCTCATCTCAATGAGGAATGA
- a CDS encoding rhodanese-like domain-containing protein — MVKKCMSMLATLFLLGLTACSQNNHANSIAASADSVPAEQVSQAPYTNLEVRDFVKLIGDTQVQLVDVRTPAEFAEGHIDKARMIDFKAPDFLSKALETLSKDRPVAVYCRSGARSAKAARLLSEHGYTVYNMLGGYKAYQSYMAGEGKK, encoded by the coding sequence ATGGTAAAAAAATGTATGTCTATGCTGGCAACGTTGTTCCTATTAGGACTCACGGCTTGCTCACAAAACAATCATGCTAATAGTATAGCGGCATCTGCCGATTCCGTACCTGCCGAGCAGGTATCACAAGCACCCTATACCAATTTAGAGGTAAGGGACTTTGTGAAACTCATCGGAGACACTCAGGTGCAACTCGTGGATGTACGCACCCCTGCCGAGTTTGCTGAGGGGCATATCGACAAAGCCCGTATGATAGACTTCAAGGCTCCTGATTTTTTGTCAAAAGCTTTAGAAACATTGTCTAAGGATCGTCCCGTAGCCGTCTACTGCCGTTCAGGGGCACGTAGTGCCAAGGCTGCACGCCTGCTCTCTGAGCATGGGTATACCGTGTATAACATGCTTGGCGGGTACAAGGCATATCAAAGCTATATGGCAGGAGAAGGAAAGAAATAA